The region GGTCTGTAACTGTAGCAAGTCAGTCGAGAGTTAGTCAGATTTCCAGAAACAAATTCAGTCTGAAAACATTTATTCTTATTGTTTAAGTTTGCACATTTTTCTACAGCGACTACATACATCACTGAATCAAAATCACCAACTTACCAACTTCGTTGAAGTCATCAAACGTTATTTTGCCATTTCCCTCTCTGTCGTAGTCCTTAAGAATCTTCAGAACGTCAACTTTCTTTACTTCAAAGCCAAGTGCGCGCATCGCCACCTGTTGGAGATTTAAATCAGCGTGTAAAATTAAAGGACATCGCGTCATCCTTAAATTATGAAGATTAACAGAGCACATAGCTCAGTGGGACAGGAgtagggctaccaatatgtaaacttgggtttgattcccagtgctACCACTCTGTCACCTTGGATgatacacttcatctgcattgtctcagttcagCCAGCTGGAGTTGAAAGCTGGAGAACTAACGTGCTTCGGGTTGGCAACCCATCCAGGGGGGAGTTACAGACTCGTATCCAAGTCTGGACAATAAAATGACCATAGTAACACACCGTGATAAATTTTCGATCAATAATATTTGATCCATTTATACCTAATATGGACAAAAAAGTAGCTTCAACCAGAACTCTGTAGTAAATTTTAATTTGATTCAAACAGCATAGCACGAGACAATCtgacatcctgttcagggtgtacaatGCCTCACGActactgggataggatccagccccccgtgacccctgACTGAAGTAAGTGGGTACAGGAAATTAATAATGGAAAGGATCAATCAGCATATCTagccagaaaacacacacacacacacaaaaacccagaTGTGCACCAGAAAGGTCGGGCACACTTTAACAGTGTTCAAGTGCAGAAACAGTGAAGGTTTTTGACCATCACAAATACTGGCTGCATtaatacaaacaacaaaaactaccATGACATAAATTAAACACTCGGTATCTCTGCTTTGAGGAAGAACTCTGCTTCTCCACTAGGTGGCAGCATGACACAAAGCAGCGTGTAATCCACCATTAAAACAGAGATGAAAAAGAAGACAAAACagcagtgtgtgcatgtgtgtctgtattaAATAGGTGCCCTTAGCATTTCCTAAAAAGTCCACTCAAACATCAAACTTAAAGGACCTTTAAAAGATCCTGAGTGGACCCTCAGACTAGTGCGATTCACTGCCGTGGATTTCACGTGGCATTGTGTAACGCTGACTTAATGTGATGTACGCTGGACTTAACACAAGGTATGCTGGTTGTAAAGTCAGTCCGACTAACTCCAGCACTGCAGAACTCCACTACACCACGACAGTAAAACCTCGTGGGAGCGAGGTGCCCACAGCATGGTGCTACAGATGCTGGACGGACTGGAAACCAGCACTATGATGACAGAACTTTGGCTTATAGTTTAACTGACACTCTTGGCCTCTTGTTATTCAGAGAACGTCAGAGCCATGAGCTACTATCGCTCCCAAACAGAATGCAGTATTTGACCCGTGAAGcacagatgacagatcgtcattGTCATTAAAGACAGAAGTCAAGCACTGTCTCCTATTTCAGACACattacataaagaaaaaaaaacaaaaaaaaaacccaatacgGACTTGAAAATGCAACTCGCCCTCTTGTTTTGATGTTGCTCAGCATTAGTTATACCCGCAGCAAAACAACCTATGGGTGCATTCACACTCTGATGATTAGTCCAGCGTTTGCTGACACAGAGTGAAAAGTTGAttcatgtccaccagtgctgaggTCCGCCAGACTCCACAGGAGCTAAGTCAACGTCAGTCAGGCAAAGCAGACATTTGCCACTGTCCCgaaaaaattttcaacatgcttcAAATCTTCGACATTGACGCTAAAACGCCAGCAAGGGTTGGGCTCCGCTACCACTACTTCACTTCTGCTCGTACTCCGTTACTGCTCTGTTCACCTCTGCCGACCATCGTCGAAGGCTTGACTGGCCACGCCAACACCTCTGGATCTCTCAGGCATGAAGAAATATGCAGAATCTGTTTCAACTACACACGGGTAACAAGTGACGCAATCTCAGTTACATCGAGGTtatgcccctttcacaccagactGAGACCCATATAAGACTTACAAGACCATGACATGTcatcaactctcacaagtcttggctggtttCCAGTTTGATCTGTTATTCGGGTTTACAACAAGCGTGCAATGCAACTGAATTGTGTGAGTGGAATATATGTTAATATCTGCTACCAGTGATACAACCCCATGTAAAGTTAGTTGAGGATCAGGTTGGGAGTGAGTTGGGACCTGTGAGAGCTAACAAAACCGATTATCAGACTCATGTATTCTTTAACCATTCGCACAACTTCTGTGAGTTTTAAATAGTTCAATACACTTGCACACTTGTTGGAGAACGATGGAGACTAATGGTGATCAGGATGGATCTTTGTAGCGACCATagagaccccactgtgaccagcctgcaaccccggTGAGAGCGACGGCGACAAGAGGCCATTTTTTGATCGCACATCGGTGTAAACATGGCATTATATAGGCTACATCAGGTGAAGTCTCAAATGCTGAGTCGACGATCAGCTCCACTGAGTGTGCTACCAACATGCCTGCCCTCCAGCAGCGAAAGTTAAACTAtagggtctagtggttaaagaccAGAGGAtcatggttcaaatcccagcctgaccaaaaagtcactaagggcccttggcaaggtccttaatcccgacttgctcctggtgtatagtgagcgccttgtatggcggcaccctgacattggggtgaatgtgagtcattattgtaaagcgctttgagcatctgatgcagatggaaaagcgctatataaatgcagtccatttacatcctATAAAGAGTCAGTGGATCATTGTCAAACGTCACCTTCCGTTGAGCTACAGCAACCTAtgttgaagacaggaaatttaTACCCCTGGAGTGAGACTTCTCTGgtgtttcacagagatttttgagaatctgctacatcAGCCAATTCATGTCACTTTGTGAACGGGCCCAGAAGTGTGTCATCACATCACTACCTTCTTCTAAACGCgctgcatggccaaaatgtcccAACTGGCACTCCCGCACAATGCAATTtataaataataacaacaacaataagctagataaatgtgtttttaacagaAAAACAAACGACAACCTTTAAGATGCATCACTGTGTACCTTTATCTCGTGGTAGTCGATTTCTTTGTCTTTGTCGGTGTCGAACAAGCCAAAAGcctctttgatttcatgcttctgCTCTTCAGTCAGTTCTCTCCTTTTATTGCATTTGCCTTTGTCTGCAGGGGGTTCAGGGCTGGAGACATGATGATTAAACTTTCTAAAGTAGTTTGACGTCACAGTGCGTCAAAGACAAAGCTAGCTACTTTCCTGCTctctctctttatatatatatatatatatatatatatttttttttttctttcagtgttAACGGCAAGATGTGAGTTAATAAATAACAGCAAAGTACATCCACACATAGCGTCGCTAAACAGTTAGCTAGCATCGGTTACACGTATTATTTAGCTCTCAAAATTAGCTTTCAGAGAAAATTCACTGAGTGAACGAAGGGAGGAAAAACGTCGTACCTTACAGACAGACTCATGCTGGTCACAAAGGTTTTTATCCGGTAAAACTGCTCCACATAACAACAAACACATTGATCCAGCCGCGCTCTTCTTCCTCACTTTACTTAGTGTGGTTATATCCCGCGTTAAAGTGTATTATCGCCACCTGCCGGGCTGGAATGTGGGTTTTTGTATGACACTCCGAAACCATGTCCAAAACCAGAACAAGTCGGATAAACCTGATTTTCACTTGGTTATTATTGGTGATAGCTTTCTCAATATTTAACAGACAAAAAATGGATAGTGCAAAGTAACCACTGGGCCTTGAATAAACAATATAGCACTCATCCAGTGTACTATACAAATTCTTCTTGGCATTCAGACCTCACCAAAACATTATAGAAAAAAGATGTACACAGCACAAAATACAATTGCCAGATTTATTTTAAACTGAGTACCAAAACAGCACATACGATCACTCACGTGTCTGTAATAGCATGAGAGAACAGACGTTCATTTTGTCAGTtgttggtagaggtgggcggatcgatcctaatattgataatatcgatactaacactggtattgatattgaacaatcctcgtgtaaaaagatggatactcaagcttttttttctctcccacacacagattcatcaaagtctcctctctgtctgtaagagcagcgctgcactgtgtcacacaacatgaagcagtgcacccttgtattgtggtttgtcagccctcgacctcaggagattttgtttcaaGTTGTgtcgagtgatattttttaaacaaaaatatttgattgtgataataaagtattttgttgtcacgtacaatgtttggtgaaatcctatcctaggtcttttggatcctttggatctatgaagcttaaatttgAAAAAGTACcagtatcaatatcggcgatactgggcctgtatttacttggtatgggatcaataccaaaattcccggtatcacccacctatAGTTGTTGGTGTCATTTGGCACATTTTGCTGTTTGGTAATAACACTGAATCAAATTTGCTTGAAATGAGTTTGACTGCAAATATTGATGATCAACAAAGATATGAGGAAAAGCTCATAGCGGCATCATTGCGATTGGTCGTATAGTACCACTGGAGCGCAACTGCATAGGGTGACAGGGTCACTCAAATTAATTTACACCATGTCTAGAATTAATCCATAATCTGGTTCCACATTATATGTGTcttcattttgaaaaaaaatcttCTGAAATACAAAATTACAATGCCTGAAAATCATAGCAacagttattttttatttgtttaattaattCAAAGAATAGCAATAGCGATTTCTGTAGCTTACATTTGTGTCATGTCCTACCTCCTGCATGCTCCACCCAGACACCACCTGTCACCTAAGAATGTTGTTTATGCAACATCCTTTTGTGTGCTACGGGCATGAAAAGGCAATTTCACACAATATTTGGAGAATCAGGTCCAGAAACTGTCCAG is a window of Thalassophryne amazonica chromosome 17, fThaAma1.1, whole genome shotgun sequence DNA encoding:
- the cetn3 gene encoding centrin-3, whose amino-acid sequence is MSLSVSPEPPADKGKCNKRRELTEEQKHEIKEAFGLFDTDKDKEIDYHEIKVAMRALGFEVKKVDVLKILKDYDREGNGKITFDDFNEVVTDLMLERDPKEEILKAFKLFDDDESGKISLKNLRRVARELGENISDEELRSMIDEFDTDGDGEINQEEFLTIMTRDS